A stretch of the Strigops habroptila isolate Jane chromosome 15, bStrHab1.2.pri, whole genome shotgun sequence genome encodes the following:
- the CAMSAP1 gene encoding calmodulin-regulated spectrin-associated protein 1 isoform X1 — protein sequence MPQAAAHSPPRHPRLRGWRRLPPMVDVDVRVGGDSTRRKMDALADSAVEIVPLELYDSARAKIAANLQWICAKAYGIDNVPEELKDPFYIDQYEQEHIKPPVIKLLLSSELYCRVCSLILKGDQVAALQGHQSVIQALSRKGIYVMESDDTPVSESDLGCAPIKMSSHMAMIDALMMAYTVEMISIEKVVASVKRFSTFSASKELPYDLEDAMVFWINKVNLKMREITEKEIKLKQQLMESPGHQKSPSKWYWKLVPVRYRRDHLSSRQLPYFPLLEDLMKDGSDGAALLAVIHYYCPEQMKLDDICLKEVTSIADSLYNIQLLREFSNEYLNKCFYLTLEDMLYAPLVLKPNVMVFIAELFWWFENVKPDFVQPRDIQEIKDVKAVLQQKSSRPPVPISNATKRSFMASPASTSPADLQPAAQAGSEACSRYYLHPEEPDYLGKGGSPAFSPSHPLLPLRQKQQKSLQGEDSPGHRHRSNSLTRVDGQPRGSILAWPDRKPRPLSQPTPFALHHSASTDVDPGSGDSISLARSISKDSLASNIISVTPKNQPHPPSMKTNGKSLLNNVEIEDEDEELIAIIRSEERPNRADVELQNASARVPSIIASAWSPKTNSETSESKPDSFYLEPLMPAVLKPAKEKQIINKEDECGEGKQRSFTTKRLNEGHLSLIRKKTNSSHGEHDLNRTFTPISSSDFTPVADPTTADSVALVEGGLEVSRPLASSSLDPSPQELSTGGFFLHAAKSDDDIASKVNVSYVKSLNSHVADTTWTMMRQDSDSDLLDIEDAEQDLVVIGDHPIVAKYIGEEESAKLQEDMKVKEHEDKDDASGRSSPCLSTISQVSSVSMTSGSVRMTNFAERKLQRLNSYETKSSTSSSQKTTPDGSESCPAPLTTWKQKREQSPNRQNKDNVNLLASELVQLHMQLEEKRRAIEAQKKKMEALSARQRLKLGKAAFLHVVKKGKSPDAPQPLKPEHFAKEYSRHNGEDLDEVSLGSKSEEFLVKEEEREEILNDSPEVTRVKMQESLAFAEQHKAKDSAAIHDLEKSKIISVALLEDSVSEVDINECDLSIEKLNETISTLQQAILKISQQQELLMKSPTVPSPGTRSNSQDQKVKPSIHFVEPLSPTGMNSLRKPPRFGQGRSPRSGRPSDLKVSKDKQQNSTRVKTPTQSLDTLPHLRPFPSNSLLKTPTEIGLESSPDHGSGSQEKCFFDTYRLHDESNQRALVLSTSKDANIISEMSKEVNNSFKETGLNSSDGSGKENVPVDEPLRSKANLIEVDLSDLKAPDEGELENQDSSTDMISEGDQKSGVGFFFKDEQKAEDELAKKRAAFLLKQQRKAEEARIRKQQLEAEVEQKRDEARRKAEEDRIRKEEEKARRELIKQEYLRKKQQQILEEQGLGKPKSKPKKPRPKSVHREESYSDSGTKCSSTPDNLSSAQSGSSLSLASAATTEPESVHSGGTPSQRVESMESLPILSRNPSRNTERDWENASTASSIASVAEYTGPKLFKEPSSKSNKHIIHNAISHCCLAGKVNEPHKNSILEELEKCDANHYIILFRDAGCQFRALYCYYPDTEEIYKLTGTGPKSITKKMIDKLYKYSSDRKQFNVIPAKTMSVSVDALTIHNHLWQAKRPAVPKKTQTRK from the exons atgGTGGATGTTGATGTTCGTGTGGGTGGAGATAGtaccagaagaaaaatggatgCCCTGGCAGATAGTGCAGTTGAGATTGTCCCTTTGGAGCTCTATGATTCAGCCAGAGCAAAAATAGCTGCTAATCTACAATGGATCTGTGCTAAAGCCTACGGAATAG ATAACGTCCCAGAGGAGCTGAAGGACCCATTTTACATCGATCAATATGAGCAGGAACACATTAAACCGCCTGTCATCAAGCTGCTGCTGTCCAGTGAGCTGTACTGCCGCGTCTGCAGCCTCATCCTGAAGGGCGATCaggtggctgctctgcagggacaccAGTCGGTGATCCAGGCTCTGTCTCGGAAAGGGATTTACGTCATGGAGAGTGATGATACACCTGTGTCTGAATCTGATCTGGGCTGTGCACCAATCAAAATG agTTCCCACATGGCAATGATTGATGCTCTGATGATGGCCTATACTGTAGAAATGATCAGCATTGAAAAGGTGGTCGCTAGTGTCAAGCGTTTCTCTACATTCAGTGCCTCAAAAGAACTGCCCTATGATTTAGAGGATGCAATGGTTTTCTGGATTAACAAG GTGAACCTTAAAATGAGAGAGATCACAGAGaaagagattaaattaaaacagcagcTAATGGAAAGTCCAGGACACCAAAAG TCTCCTTCCAAATGGTATTGGAAATTAGTACCT GTGCGTTACCGAAGAGACCATCTTTCGAGCAGGCAACTCCCTTACTTCCCTTTGCTTGAAGATTTGATGAAGGATGGTAGCGATGGTGCTGCTCTTCTAGCTGTGATACACTATTATTGTCCAGAGCAAATGAAACTGGATG ATATTTGTTTGAAGGAGGTAACATCAATTGCAGACAGCCTCTATAATATTCAACTTTTAAGAGAATTCTCAAATGAATATCTGAACAAATGCTTTTACCTCACATTGGAGGACATGTTATATGCTCCTTTGGTTTTAAAG CCTAACGTCATGGTATTCATTGCGGAACTCTTCTGGTGGTTTGAGAATGTCAAACCAGACTTTGTACAACCCAGAGatattcaggaaataaaagatg TTAAAGCAGTGttgcagcagaagagcagtCGTCCTCCTGTTCCTATTTCCAACGCCACCAAGCGCAGTTTCATGGCCAGCCCTGCTAGTACAAGTCCAGCAGACTTGCAGCCTGCAGCTCAGGCAGGCTCTGAAGCTTGCAGCAGATACTACCTGCACCCTGAGGAGCCTGACTATCT TGGCAAAGGAGGAAGCCCTGCTTTTAGCCCTTCCCATCCACTGCTCCCTTTGagacaaaagcaacaaaaatctTTACAGGGAGAAGACAGCCCTG gTCATCGACATCGTTCTAATTCTCTGACCCGTGTTGATGGGCAACCACGAGGTTCAATTCTTGCATGGCCAGATAGGAAACCCAG GCCTCTGTCTCAGCCAACACCATTTGCTCTTCATCATTCTGCCAGTACTGATGTGGACCCTGGGTCTGGTGATAGCATTAGTCTGGCTAGATCAATCAGCAAAGACAGCCTTGCTTCAAACATCATTAGTGTAACTCCAAAAAATCAGCCCCATCCTCCATCTATGAAGACTAATGGGAAGAGCTTGCTGAACAATGTTGAAATtgaggatgaagatgaagagCTTATTGCAATAATCAGATCTGAAGAAAGGCCAAACCGTGCTGATGTGGAATTGCAGAATGCATCAGCCAGGGTGCCCAGCATAATTGCATCTGCATGGTCTCCAAAAACAAATAGTGagacttcagaaagcaaaccagACAGTTTTTACCTGGAGCCTTTAATGCCTGCTGTTCTAAAaccagcaaaggaaaaacagatcATCAACAAAGAGGATGAATGTggggaagggaaacaaaggAGTTTTACAACAAAAAGATTAAACGAAGGACACTTGTCTTTGATCCgcaagaaaacaaatagcagTCATGGTGAGCATGACCTCAACAGGACTTTTACTCCAATTTCTAGTTCTGATTTCACTCCAGTTGCAGATCCTACTACTGCAGATTCGGTGGCGCTGGTGGAGGGAGGTTTAGAAGTTTCCAGACCTTTGGCTAGTAGCAGTCTAGATCCTTCTCCTCAGGAGCTATCCACTGGAGgattttttcttcatgctgctAAATCTGATGATGACATAGCAAGTAAAGTCAATGTAAGTTATGTGAAAAGTCTCAATTCGCATGTTGCAGATACTACATGGACTATGATGAGACAGGACTCTGATTCAGATCTCTTAGACATAGAAGACGCTGAACAGGATTTGGTAGTCATAGGTGACCATCCTATAGTTGCTAAATACATTGGTGAGGAAGAATCTGCAAAATTACAAGAAGATATGAAGGTAAAAGAACATGAAGACAAGGATGATGCCAGTGGACGTTCCAGCCCATGCTTGAGTACAATATCTCAAGTTAGCAGCGTATCCATGACTAGCGGGAGTGTCCGAATGACCAACTTTGCCGAACGAAAGCTTCAGAGACTTAATAGCTATGAAACAAAGTCCAGCACAAGCAGTTCACAGAAGACCACACCAGACGGATCAGAAAGCTGCCCAGCACCACTCACCACATGGAAACAAAAGCGAGAACAAAGCCCAAACAGGCAAAATAAAGATAATGTTAATCTTTTAGCTTCTGAATTGGTGCAGCTTCATATGCAgttggaagagaaaagaagggcaATAGAAGCTCAGAAGAAGAAGATGGAAGCCTTATCGGCAAGGCAGCGACTAAAATTGGGCAAGGCAGCTTTCTTGCATGTtgttaaaaaagggaaatctcCTGATGCTCCCCAACCTCTTAAACCAGAACATTTTGCAAAGGAATATTCTCGGCACAATGGTGAAGACTTAGATGAAGTTTCTTTGGGTTCCAAATCTGAGGAGTTTCTTgtgaaagaggaggagagagaagaaatactCAATGATTCTCCAGAAGTAACAAGAGTAAAAATGCAAGAAAGCCTCGCTTTTGCTGAGCAACATAAAGCAAAAGACTCTGCTGCTATTCATGACTtggagaaaagtaaaattatttctgttgccCTCCTAGAAGACAGTGTTTCAGAAGTGGATATAAATGAATGTGATCTTTCTATCGAGAAACTAAATGAAACTATCAGTACACTTCAGCAGGCTATATTGAAGATTTCCCAGCAACAGGAACTACTTATGAAATCTCCAACAGTGCCATCACCAGGAACCAGAAGTAACTCTCAGGACCAAAAAGTAAAACCGTCAATTCACTTTGTTGAGCCCCTCTCTCCAACTGGAATGAACAGTCTTCGTAAACCCCCTCGGTTTGGTCAAGGAAGGAGCCCTCGGTCAGGGAGACCGTCTGATTTGAAAGTCAGTAAAGACAAACAGCAAAATTCAACACGTGttaaaaccccaacacaaaGTCTAGACACTCTGCCACATTTAAGACCGTTTCCATCCAATAGCTTGTTAAAGACACCAACAGAAATTGGCTTGGAAAGTAGCCCTGATCATGGGAGCGGTTCTcaagagaaatgtttctttgatACCTATAGACTTCATGATGAGAGCAATCAAAGGGCACTTGTTCTCTCCACCTCCAAAGATGcaaatattatttctgaaatgagcAAGGAGGTGAATAACAGCTTCAAGGAAACAGGGTTGAATTCTTCTGATggctcaggaaaagaaaatgtcccAGTGGACGAGCCACTGAGAAGCAAGGCTAATCTCATTGAAGTAGACTTGTCTGACTTAAAAGCTCCAGATGAAGGAGAACTTGAAAACCAGGATAGCTCTACAGATATGATTAGTGAAGGTGATCAGAAGtctggtgtgggttttttcttcaag GATGAACAGAAGGCAGAAGATGAGCTCGCAAAGAAACGTGCAGCGTTCCTCTTGAAGCAGCAGCGCAAGGCTGAGGAGGCTCGGATTCGGAAACAGCAGTTGGAGGCTGAAGTTGAACAGAAAAGAGATGAAGCTCG gCGCAAAGCTGAGGAGGACCGAATAcggaaagaagaggagaaagccCGAAGAGAACTTATCAAGCAAGAATAtctaaggaaaaaacagcagcaaattttGGAGGAGCAAGGGCTTGGAAAGCCCAAATCCAAGCCCAAAAAACCCAGGCCCAAGTCAGTCCATCGTGAAGAATCTTACAGTGATTCAGGAACAAAGTGTTCTTCCACAC CTGACAATTTGAGCAGTGCTCAGTCTGGTTCCAGTCTGTCTTTGGCCTCAGCAGCAACAACTGAACCTGAAAGTGTGCATTCCGGCGGCACACCATCCCAGAG AGTTGAATCAATGGAGTCCTTACCAATACTGAGCAGAAACCCCAGCAGGAACACAGAAAGAGACTGGGAGAACGCTTCAACTGCATCTTCTATTGCTTCAGTGGCAGAATACACAG GTCCAAAATTATTTAAGGAACCCAGCAGCAAATCAAACAAACATATTATTCACAATGCAATCTCTCATTGCTGTCTTGCTGGAAAAGTGAATGAACCACATAAGAATTCAATATTAGAG gaACTAGAAAAATGTGATGCCAACCACTACATCATTTTGTTCCGTGATGCTGGCTGCCAGTTTAGAGCACTTTATTGCTACTATCCTGACACCGAAGAAATCTACAAGCTGACTGGAACAGGGCCAAAGAGCATCACCAAGAAAATGATTGACAAACTTTATAAGTACAGTTCGGACAGAAAACAGTTTAACGTGattccagccaaaaccatgTCTGTCAGTGTGGATGCTCTTACTATTCATAACCACTTGTGGCAAGCCAAGCGACCTGCAGTGCCAAAGAAGACTCAGACTCGTAAATGA
- the CAMSAP1 gene encoding calmodulin-regulated spectrin-associated protein 1 isoform X4 translates to MVDVDVRVGGDSTRRKMDALADSAVEIVPLELYDSARAKIAANLQWICAKAYGIDNVPEELKDPFYIDQYEQEHIKPPVIKLLLSSELYCRVCSLILKGDQVAALQGHQSVIQALSRKGIYVMESDDTPVSESDLGCAPIKMSSHMAMIDALMMAYTVEMISIEKVVASVKRFSTFSASKELPYDLEDAMVFWINKVNLKMREITEKEIKLKQQLMESPGHQKSPSKWYWKLVPVRYRRDHLSSRQLPYFPLLEDLMKDGSDGAALLAVIHYYCPEQMKLDDICLKEVTSIADSLYNIQLLREFSNEYLNKCFYLTLEDMLYAPLVLKPNVMVFIAELFWWFENVKPDFVQPRDIQEIKDVKAVLQQKSSRPPVPISNATKRSFMASPASTSPADLQPAAQAGSEACSRYYLHPEEPDYLGKGGSPAFSPSHPLLPLRQKQQKSLQGEDSPGHRHRSNSLTRVDGQPRGSILAWPDRKPRPLSQPTPFALHHSASTDVDPGSGDSISLARSISKDSLASNIISVTPKNQPHPPSMKTNGKSLLNNVEIEDEDEELIAIIRSEERPNRADVELQNASARVPSIIASAWSPKTNSETSESKPDSFYLEPLMPAVLKPAKEKQIINKEDECGEGKQRSFTTKRLNEGHLSLIRKKTNSSHGEHDLNRTFTPISSSDFTPVADPTTADSVALVEGGLEVSRPLASSSLDPSPQELSTGGFFLHAAKSDDDIASKVNVSYVKSLNSHVADTTWTMMRQDSDSDLLDIEDAEQDLVVIGDHPIVAKYIGEEESAKLQEDMKVKEHEDKDDASGRSSPCLSTISQVSSVSMTSGSVRMTNFAERKLQRLNSYETKSSTSSSQKTTPDGSESCPAPLTTWKQKREQSPNRQNKDNVNLLASELVQLHMQLEEKRRAIEAQKKKMEALSARQRLKLGKAAFLHVVKKGKSPDAPQPLKPEHFAKEYSRHNGEDLDEVSLGSKSEEFLVKEEEREEILNDSPEVTRVKMQESLAFAEQHKAKDSAAIHDLEKSKIISVALLEDSVSEVDINECDLSIEKLNETISTLQQAILKISQQQELLMKSPTVPSPGTRSNSQDQKVKPSIHFVEPLSPTGMNSLRKPPRFGQGRSPRSGRPSDLKVSKDKQQNSTRVKTPTQSLDTLPHLRPFPSNSLLKTPTEIGLESSPDHGSGSQEKCFFDTYRLHDESNQRALVLSTSKDANIISEMSKEVNNSFKETGLNSSDGSGKENVPVDEPLRSKANLIEVDLSDLKAPDEGELENQDSSTDMISEGDQKSGVGFFFKDEQKAEDELAKKRAAFLLKQQRKAEEARIRKQQLEAEVEQKRDEARRKAEEDRIRKEEEKARRELIKQEYLRKKQQQILEEQGLGKPKSKPKKPRPKSVHREESYSDSGTKCSSTPDNLSSAQSGSSLSLASAATTEPESVHSGGTPSQRVESMESLPILSRNPSRNTERDWENASTASSIASVAEYTGPKLFKEPSSKSNKHIIHNAISHCCLAGKVNEPHKNSILEELEKCDANHYIILFRDAGCQFRALYCYYPDTEEIYKLTGTGPKSITKKMIDKLYKYSSDRKQFNVIPAKTMSVSVDALTIHNHLWQAKRPAVPKKTQTRK, encoded by the exons atgGTGGATGTTGATGTTCGTGTGGGTGGAGATAGtaccagaagaaaaatggatgCCCTGGCAGATAGTGCAGTTGAGATTGTCCCTTTGGAGCTCTATGATTCAGCCAGAGCAAAAATAGCTGCTAATCTACAATGGATCTGTGCTAAAGCCTACGGAATAG ATAACGTCCCAGAGGAGCTGAAGGACCCATTTTACATCGATCAATATGAGCAGGAACACATTAAACCGCCTGTCATCAAGCTGCTGCTGTCCAGTGAGCTGTACTGCCGCGTCTGCAGCCTCATCCTGAAGGGCGATCaggtggctgctctgcagggacaccAGTCGGTGATCCAGGCTCTGTCTCGGAAAGGGATTTACGTCATGGAGAGTGATGATACACCTGTGTCTGAATCTGATCTGGGCTGTGCACCAATCAAAATG agTTCCCACATGGCAATGATTGATGCTCTGATGATGGCCTATACTGTAGAAATGATCAGCATTGAAAAGGTGGTCGCTAGTGTCAAGCGTTTCTCTACATTCAGTGCCTCAAAAGAACTGCCCTATGATTTAGAGGATGCAATGGTTTTCTGGATTAACAAG GTGAACCTTAAAATGAGAGAGATCACAGAGaaagagattaaattaaaacagcagcTAATGGAAAGTCCAGGACACCAAAAG TCTCCTTCCAAATGGTATTGGAAATTAGTACCT GTGCGTTACCGAAGAGACCATCTTTCGAGCAGGCAACTCCCTTACTTCCCTTTGCTTGAAGATTTGATGAAGGATGGTAGCGATGGTGCTGCTCTTCTAGCTGTGATACACTATTATTGTCCAGAGCAAATGAAACTGGATG ATATTTGTTTGAAGGAGGTAACATCAATTGCAGACAGCCTCTATAATATTCAACTTTTAAGAGAATTCTCAAATGAATATCTGAACAAATGCTTTTACCTCACATTGGAGGACATGTTATATGCTCCTTTGGTTTTAAAG CCTAACGTCATGGTATTCATTGCGGAACTCTTCTGGTGGTTTGAGAATGTCAAACCAGACTTTGTACAACCCAGAGatattcaggaaataaaagatg TTAAAGCAGTGttgcagcagaagagcagtCGTCCTCCTGTTCCTATTTCCAACGCCACCAAGCGCAGTTTCATGGCCAGCCCTGCTAGTACAAGTCCAGCAGACTTGCAGCCTGCAGCTCAGGCAGGCTCTGAAGCTTGCAGCAGATACTACCTGCACCCTGAGGAGCCTGACTATCT TGGCAAAGGAGGAAGCCCTGCTTTTAGCCCTTCCCATCCACTGCTCCCTTTGagacaaaagcaacaaaaatctTTACAGGGAGAAGACAGCCCTG gTCATCGACATCGTTCTAATTCTCTGACCCGTGTTGATGGGCAACCACGAGGTTCAATTCTTGCATGGCCAGATAGGAAACCCAG GCCTCTGTCTCAGCCAACACCATTTGCTCTTCATCATTCTGCCAGTACTGATGTGGACCCTGGGTCTGGTGATAGCATTAGTCTGGCTAGATCAATCAGCAAAGACAGCCTTGCTTCAAACATCATTAGTGTAACTCCAAAAAATCAGCCCCATCCTCCATCTATGAAGACTAATGGGAAGAGCTTGCTGAACAATGTTGAAATtgaggatgaagatgaagagCTTATTGCAATAATCAGATCTGAAGAAAGGCCAAACCGTGCTGATGTGGAATTGCAGAATGCATCAGCCAGGGTGCCCAGCATAATTGCATCTGCATGGTCTCCAAAAACAAATAGTGagacttcagaaagcaaaccagACAGTTTTTACCTGGAGCCTTTAATGCCTGCTGTTCTAAAaccagcaaaggaaaaacagatcATCAACAAAGAGGATGAATGTggggaagggaaacaaaggAGTTTTACAACAAAAAGATTAAACGAAGGACACTTGTCTTTGATCCgcaagaaaacaaatagcagTCATGGTGAGCATGACCTCAACAGGACTTTTACTCCAATTTCTAGTTCTGATTTCACTCCAGTTGCAGATCCTACTACTGCAGATTCGGTGGCGCTGGTGGAGGGAGGTTTAGAAGTTTCCAGACCTTTGGCTAGTAGCAGTCTAGATCCTTCTCCTCAGGAGCTATCCACTGGAGgattttttcttcatgctgctAAATCTGATGATGACATAGCAAGTAAAGTCAATGTAAGTTATGTGAAAAGTCTCAATTCGCATGTTGCAGATACTACATGGACTATGATGAGACAGGACTCTGATTCAGATCTCTTAGACATAGAAGACGCTGAACAGGATTTGGTAGTCATAGGTGACCATCCTATAGTTGCTAAATACATTGGTGAGGAAGAATCTGCAAAATTACAAGAAGATATGAAGGTAAAAGAACATGAAGACAAGGATGATGCCAGTGGACGTTCCAGCCCATGCTTGAGTACAATATCTCAAGTTAGCAGCGTATCCATGACTAGCGGGAGTGTCCGAATGACCAACTTTGCCGAACGAAAGCTTCAGAGACTTAATAGCTATGAAACAAAGTCCAGCACAAGCAGTTCACAGAAGACCACACCAGACGGATCAGAAAGCTGCCCAGCACCACTCACCACATGGAAACAAAAGCGAGAACAAAGCCCAAACAGGCAAAATAAAGATAATGTTAATCTTTTAGCTTCTGAATTGGTGCAGCTTCATATGCAgttggaagagaaaagaagggcaATAGAAGCTCAGAAGAAGAAGATGGAAGCCTTATCGGCAAGGCAGCGACTAAAATTGGGCAAGGCAGCTTTCTTGCATGTtgttaaaaaagggaaatctcCTGATGCTCCCCAACCTCTTAAACCAGAACATTTTGCAAAGGAATATTCTCGGCACAATGGTGAAGACTTAGATGAAGTTTCTTTGGGTTCCAAATCTGAGGAGTTTCTTgtgaaagaggaggagagagaagaaatactCAATGATTCTCCAGAAGTAACAAGAGTAAAAATGCAAGAAAGCCTCGCTTTTGCTGAGCAACATAAAGCAAAAGACTCTGCTGCTATTCATGACTtggagaaaagtaaaattatttctgttgccCTCCTAGAAGACAGTGTTTCAGAAGTGGATATAAATGAATGTGATCTTTCTATCGAGAAACTAAATGAAACTATCAGTACACTTCAGCAGGCTATATTGAAGATTTCCCAGCAACAGGAACTACTTATGAAATCTCCAACAGTGCCATCACCAGGAACCAGAAGTAACTCTCAGGACCAAAAAGTAAAACCGTCAATTCACTTTGTTGAGCCCCTCTCTCCAACTGGAATGAACAGTCTTCGTAAACCCCCTCGGTTTGGTCAAGGAAGGAGCCCTCGGTCAGGGAGACCGTCTGATTTGAAAGTCAGTAAAGACAAACAGCAAAATTCAACACGTGttaaaaccccaacacaaaGTCTAGACACTCTGCCACATTTAAGACCGTTTCCATCCAATAGCTTGTTAAAGACACCAACAGAAATTGGCTTGGAAAGTAGCCCTGATCATGGGAGCGGTTCTcaagagaaatgtttctttgatACCTATAGACTTCATGATGAGAGCAATCAAAGGGCACTTGTTCTCTCCACCTCCAAAGATGcaaatattatttctgaaatgagcAAGGAGGTGAATAACAGCTTCAAGGAAACAGGGTTGAATTCTTCTGATggctcaggaaaagaaaatgtcccAGTGGACGAGCCACTGAGAAGCAAGGCTAATCTCATTGAAGTAGACTTGTCTGACTTAAAAGCTCCAGATGAAGGAGAACTTGAAAACCAGGATAGCTCTACAGATATGATTAGTGAAGGTGATCAGAAGtctggtgtgggttttttcttcaag GATGAACAGAAGGCAGAAGATGAGCTCGCAAAGAAACGTGCAGCGTTCCTCTTGAAGCAGCAGCGCAAGGCTGAGGAGGCTCGGATTCGGAAACAGCAGTTGGAGGCTGAAGTTGAACAGAAAAGAGATGAAGCTCG gCGCAAAGCTGAGGAGGACCGAATAcggaaagaagaggagaaagccCGAAGAGAACTTATCAAGCAAGAATAtctaaggaaaaaacagcagcaaattttGGAGGAGCAAGGGCTTGGAAAGCCCAAATCCAAGCCCAAAAAACCCAGGCCCAAGTCAGTCCATCGTGAAGAATCTTACAGTGATTCAGGAACAAAGTGTTCTTCCACAC CTGACAATTTGAGCAGTGCTCAGTCTGGTTCCAGTCTGTCTTTGGCCTCAGCAGCAACAACTGAACCTGAAAGTGTGCATTCCGGCGGCACACCATCCCAGAG AGTTGAATCAATGGAGTCCTTACCAATACTGAGCAGAAACCCCAGCAGGAACACAGAAAGAGACTGGGAGAACGCTTCAACTGCATCTTCTATTGCTTCAGTGGCAGAATACACAG GTCCAAAATTATTTAAGGAACCCAGCAGCAAATCAAACAAACATATTATTCACAATGCAATCTCTCATTGCTGTCTTGCTGGAAAAGTGAATGAACCACATAAGAATTCAATATTAGAG gaACTAGAAAAATGTGATGCCAACCACTACATCATTTTGTTCCGTGATGCTGGCTGCCAGTTTAGAGCACTTTATTGCTACTATCCTGACACCGAAGAAATCTACAAGCTGACTGGAACAGGGCCAAAGAGCATCACCAAGAAAATGATTGACAAACTTTATAAGTACAGTTCGGACAGAAAACAGTTTAACGTGattccagccaaaaccatgTCTGTCAGTGTGGATGCTCTTACTATTCATAACCACTTGTGGCAAGCCAAGCGACCTGCAGTGCCAAAGAAGACTCAGACTCGTAAATGA